In Acaryochloris marina S15, a single genomic region encodes these proteins:
- a CDS encoding pentapeptide repeat-containing protein — translation MKAKALLKQYADNVFDFSGQTLAGVDLAGADLIGINLSAADLRNTNLSLAYLNRVDLQTSNLTQSNLSGATLAQANLSQANLTDAALHGANLQRAVLFKADLTLADLTDANLMEADLREVTLRSTNLTGACLRSANLREENRNCADLRGAVLDGVDLQGANLHGADLSKVSLQGANLRNANLRAANLAGADLQGANLEQALLIEANLQQANLSHATLADAKLERVNLQMAQLVNSDLSDCTLVESDLSQANLQGAMLYRSRLNRANLSRANLTAANLQEAFLIQAFLARTDLTDANLQGANLTRSDWSSAILTRTVLTGATLPDGTACET, via the coding sequence ATGAAAGCTAAAGCACTACTTAAACAATATGCTGACAATGTCTTTGACTTCAGTGGTCAAACTCTAGCAGGCGTAGATCTAGCAGGGGCTGACTTGATTGGCATCAATCTATCAGCAGCGGACCTACGCAATACAAATTTGAGTTTGGCCTACTTGAATCGAGTGGATCTGCAAACTAGCAACCTGACCCAAAGCAACTTGAGCGGGGCTACCTTGGCTCAGGCCAACTTAAGCCAAGCAAACCTCACGGATGCAGCCCTGCATGGGGCGAATCTACAACGCGCCGTCCTATTCAAAGCCGATCTGACCTTGGCAGATCTAACAGATGCCAATCTGATGGAAGCCGATCTGCGGGAAGTCACACTCCGCAGTACCAACCTCACAGGAGCTTGTCTACGCAGTGCCAACCTGCGGGAAGAAAATCGCAACTGTGCAGATCTTAGAGGAGCTGTCCTCGATGGGGTCGATCTTCAAGGGGCCAATTTACATGGAGCCGATCTGAGCAAAGTTAGCTTACAAGGAGCAAATCTCCGCAATGCCAATTTGCGAGCAGCCAATTTGGCCGGGGCCGATCTACAGGGCGCTAATCTTGAGCAAGCCTTGCTGATTGAGGCCAATCTCCAGCAAGCGAATCTGAGTCACGCCACCTTAGCCGATGCAAAGCTAGAGCGAGTGAATCTCCAGATGGCTCAGCTTGTCAACAGTGATTTAAGCGACTGCACCTTGGTGGAGAGTGACCTCAGTCAAGCCAATTTGCAAGGCGCAATGCTATATCGCAGTCGGCTGAATCGGGCCAATCTCAGTCGGGCAAACCTAACAGCAGCTAACCTGCAAGAAGCATTTCTGATTCAAGCATTTTTAGCCAGAACCGATCTCACGGATGCGAATCTCCAAGGTGCCAATCTAACCCGTTCAGATTGGAGTAGTGCAATTCTAACCAGAACCGTCTTAACGGGAGCGACACTACCCGACGGTACAGCCTGTGAAACTTGA
- the coaE gene encoding dephospho-CoA kinase (Dephospho-CoA kinase (CoaE) performs the final step in coenzyme A biosynthesis.), with product MTQRIIGLTGGIATGKSSVAAYLETRYELPILDADIYARDAVKPGSVALANIAQRYGAEILLADGNLDRKQLGNIVFHDESERAWLEGQIHPYVRDRILSAQRQLTDPIVVAVVPLLFEAKMTDLASEIWVVVCDDEQQYQRLMERDAISRSQAEARIASQMPLIEKAHRATVVIDNNSDLAHLYTQVDQAMNIEATPQT from the coding sequence ATGACACAGCGAATTATTGGGTTGACGGGAGGGATTGCGACGGGAAAATCTAGCGTTGCTGCTTATCTAGAAACACGCTATGAATTGCCTATTTTGGATGCAGATATTTACGCCCGCGATGCTGTGAAACCAGGGTCAGTAGCTTTAGCCAATATTGCCCAACGATATGGAGCAGAGATTCTGCTGGCAGATGGCAATCTAGATCGGAAGCAGCTGGGCAATATTGTCTTCCATGATGAGTCTGAACGCGCTTGGCTAGAGGGCCAAATTCATCCCTATGTGCGAGATCGCATTCTGTCTGCTCAACGACAACTCACGGATCCAATTGTGGTGGCGGTGGTGCCGTTATTGTTTGAAGCAAAGATGACGGATTTAGCCTCGGAAATTTGGGTGGTGGTTTGTGATGATGAGCAGCAGTATCAGCGGTTAATGGAGCGGGACGCTATATCTAGATCTCAGGCGGAAGCTAGAATTGCTAGCCAAATGCCTCTAATCGAAAAAGCTCACCGGGCTACAGTTGTGATTGATAACAACTCTGATCTAGCCCACTTATATACCCAAGTTGATCAGGCGATGAATATTGAAGCAACTCCTCAAACCTAA